One part of the Rhodanobacteraceae bacterium genome encodes these proteins:
- the ccsA gene encoding cytochrome c biogenesis protein CcsA, producing MLDTLLLAITTLGYLAGTWLLLQGALGERALLGPRWVMACGIAGLGAHAALVFLPTLLGSPIDTSFFRALSLVAWAMAVVMTAVHGGSRARLLLAMIWPIAMVSAIAGVLAPRGAVSISGWQIRLHVVIALSAYALLSIAALQALAVAWQERSLRRKRLGPMLRALPPLSAMEDLLFQYIVAGFALLTLTVLSGALFIDDWMAQHLVHKTVLTLLAWVVFGLLVFGRWRFGWRGRTAVNWTLAGMLVLLLAFFGSKFVLEILLGK from the coding sequence ATGCTCGACACCCTCTTGCTCGCGATCACTACCCTGGGCTACCTCGCCGGCACCTGGCTGCTGCTGCAGGGGGCGCTGGGCGAGCGCGCTCTGCTTGGGCCGCGCTGGGTGATGGCCTGCGGGATTGCCGGTCTCGGCGCGCACGCGGCGCTGGTGTTCCTACCGACGCTGCTCGGATCGCCGATCGACACCAGTTTCTTTCGCGCGCTGTCGCTGGTGGCGTGGGCGATGGCGGTGGTGATGACCGCGGTACATGGCGGTTCGCGCGCGCGCCTGCTGCTGGCGATGATCTGGCCGATTGCGATGGTTTCGGCGATCGCCGGGGTGCTGGCGCCGCGGGGCGCGGTGTCGATCAGCGGCTGGCAGATCCGCCTGCATGTCGTCATCGCATTGTCTGCCTACGCCCTGCTCAGCATCGCTGCGCTGCAGGCGCTGGCGGTGGCCTGGCAGGAGCGCAGCCTGCGGCGCAAGCGACTGGGACCGATGCTGCGTGCGCTGCCGCCGTTGTCGGCGATGGAAGATCTCCTGTTCCAGTACATCGTCGCCGGCTTCGCCCTGCTGACCCTGACAGTGCTCAGCGGGGCCTTGTTCATCGATGACTGGATGGCGCAGCACCTGGTGCACAAGACCGTGCTGACGCTGCTGGCCTGGGTGGTTTTTGGCTTGCTCGTGTTCGGGCGCTGGCGTTTCGGCTGGCGCGGACGCACCGCGGTCAACTGGACCCTGGCGGGCATGCTGGTGCTGCTGCTGGCCTTCTTCGGCAGCAAGTTCGTGCTCGAGATCCTGCTCGGCAAATGA
- a CDS encoding glutamine synthetase — protein MPFADISEADAFLARHPEVRSIEAFLIDANGVPRGKLLHRDELLAAYRHGRPLPASILSLSIRGEDVPETGLVWDVGDADCTTFPLAGSLTLQPWRDQPTGQVQLSLHPEGGPSAVADPRRVLQRVIDRLAADGLHPVMAVELEFYLLDAARDADGRPQPARLSDGSRPDTPQVYGVLEVERLQPFFDDLYRACEVQGLPLRTAISEYAPGQLELTLEHRADALQAIDEGVRYKRVVKGVAARHGCIATFMAKPFAARAGSGLHLHVSLADREGNNLYASEDPAGTPLLRHSIGGMLRHLRESLALFAPHANSYRRFQANSYAPAALSWGVNNRTVSLRVPGGPAASRHVEHRICGADANPYLAAAAVLAGIHSGIRGQIDPGEPIVGNGYAQDRERLPTDWLTALRALEASDWARESLGADFVRVYLAIKYAEMSQFMSEVGEQDWRWYLMHA, from the coding sequence ATGCCCTTCGCCGACATCTCCGAAGCCGACGCCTTCCTCGCCCGCCACCCCGAGGTGCGCAGCATCGAGGCCTTCCTGATCGATGCCAACGGCGTGCCGCGCGGCAAGCTGCTGCACCGCGACGAGTTGCTCGCCGCCTACCGCCACGGCCGGCCCTTGCCGGCGAGCATCCTCAGCCTCTCCATCCGCGGCGAGGACGTGCCCGAGACCGGGTTGGTGTGGGATGTGGGCGATGCCGACTGCACCACCTTCCCGCTGGCCGGCAGCCTGACGCTGCAGCCTTGGCGCGACCAGCCGACCGGCCAGGTGCAGTTGTCGCTGCATCCGGAGGGCGGGCCGTCGGCGGTGGCCGATCCGCGCCGCGTGCTGCAGCGCGTAATCGACCGGCTGGCTGCAGATGGCCTGCATCCGGTGATGGCGGTGGAACTGGAGTTCTACCTGCTCGACGCCGCGCGCGACGCCGATGGACGCCCGCAGCCGGCGCGCCTGAGCGACGGCAGCCGCCCGGACACGCCGCAGGTCTACGGCGTGCTCGAAGTGGAGCGGCTGCAGCCCTTCTTCGACGATCTTTACCGCGCCTGCGAGGTGCAAGGCCTGCCGCTGCGCACCGCAATCAGCGAGTACGCGCCTGGCCAACTGGAACTGACGCTGGAGCATCGTGCGGATGCGTTGCAGGCGATCGACGAGGGTGTGCGCTACAAGCGCGTGGTCAAGGGCGTCGCCGCGCGCCACGGCTGCATCGCCACGTTCATGGCCAAGCCGTTCGCCGCGCGCGCCGGCAGCGGCCTGCACCTGCATGTCAGCCTGGCCGACCGCGAGGGCAACAACCTCTATGCCAGCGAGGACCCCGCCGGCACGCCGCTGCTGCGGCATTCGATCGGCGGCATGCTGCGCCACCTGCGTGAATCGCTCGCGCTGTTCGCGCCGCACGCCAACTCCTACCGGCGCTTCCAGGCGAACAGCTATGCGCCGGCCGCGCTCTCATGGGGCGTCAACAACCGCACGGTGTCGCTGCGCGTCCCGGGCGGTCCGGCGGCCAGCCGGCATGTCGAGCACCGCATCTGCGGCGCTGACGCCAATCCCTACCTCGCCGCCGCCGCGGTGCTTGCCGGGATCCACAGCGGTATCCGCGGCCAGATCGACCCCGGCGAACCGATCGTTGGCAACGGCTATGCGCAGGATCGCGAGCGGCTGCCCACCGACTGGCTGACCGCATTGCGCGCGCTGGAGGCTTCGGACTGGGCCCGCGAATCGCTAGGCGCAGACTTCGTCCGCGTCTACCTCGCCATCAAGTACGCCGAGATGAGCCAGTTCATGAGCGAGGTCGGCGAGCAGGACTGGCGCTGGTACCTGATGCACGCCTGA
- a CDS encoding aspartate aminotransferase family protein translates to MTPSGIAESAVTTLMAQERARFLATHPRSLALAGRARGALVGGVPMHWMADWSTPCPLFVDHAQGARFVDVDGHEYIDFCLGDTGSMFGHSPPPIARALAEQGARGLTTMLPGEDAVVAAELLAARFGLPLWQMTNTATDANRSVLRWVRAITGRPVVLVFDGCYHGTVDDTLVRWRDGRTVHRAGLVGQVHDLARGTRAVPFNDLAAVEKALAAGDVAAVLLEPAMTNIGMVLPDPGFLASLRELTRARGVLMVVDETHTISTGPGGCTREWSLQPDFITLGKAIAGGVPCAVYGCTQAMADAMPQARARSAEEAPGHGHSGMGTTLSANALAMHCLRVNLSEVMSDAAYAHMRALAAQLSEGFRALIARHALAWSVTELGARCEFQFCAQRPRTGAQAEAAFHDTLQAALHLYLINRGILITPFHNMTLCSPATTRDDVNRLLAVLDAALTDILALPGARES, encoded by the coding sequence ATGACCCCCAGCGGCATCGCCGAATCCGCCGTGACCACGCTGATGGCGCAGGAACGTGCGCGCTTCCTCGCCACCCACCCGCGCTCGCTGGCGCTGGCCGGGCGTGCGCGCGGCGCGCTGGTCGGCGGCGTGCCGATGCACTGGATGGCCGACTGGTCGACGCCCTGCCCGCTGTTCGTTGACCACGCGCAGGGCGCGCGCTTCGTCGATGTCGACGGCCATGAGTACATCGACTTCTGCCTGGGCGACACGGGCAGCATGTTCGGCCACTCGCCGCCACCGATCGCCCGTGCGCTCGCCGAACAGGGTGCGCGCGGGCTGACGACGATGCTGCCCGGCGAGGATGCGGTGGTCGCGGCGGAACTGCTGGCCGCCCGCTTCGGCCTGCCGCTGTGGCAGATGACCAACACCGCCACCGACGCCAACCGCAGCGTGCTGCGCTGGGTGCGCGCGATCACCGGCCGGCCCGTCGTGCTGGTCTTCGACGGCTGCTACCACGGCACGGTCGACGACACCCTGGTGCGCTGGCGCGACGGGCGCACCGTGCATCGCGCCGGCCTCGTCGGCCAGGTGCATGACCTGGCGCGCGGCACCCGCGCCGTGCCGTTCAACGACCTCGCCGCGGTCGAAAAAGCCCTCGCGGCGGGCGATGTGGCGGCCGTGCTGCTGGAGCCGGCGATGACCAACATCGGCATGGTGCTGCCGGATCCCGGTTTCCTCGCCAGCCTGCGCGAGCTGACCCGCGCGCGCGGCGTGCTGATGGTGGTCGACGAAACCCACACGATCTCCACCGGTCCCGGCGGCTGCACCCGCGAATGGTCGCTGCAGCCCGACTTCATCACCCTTGGCAAGGCGATCGCCGGCGGCGTGCCCTGCGCGGTCTACGGCTGCACCCAGGCGATGGCCGACGCAATGCCGCAGGCGCGCGCCCGCAGCGCGGAGGAAGCGCCGGGACACGGCCACAGCGGCATGGGCACCACGCTGTCGGCCAATGCGCTGGCGATGCACTGCCTGCGCGTGAACTTGAGCGAGGTGATGTCCGATGCCGCCTACGCCCACATGCGGGCGCTCGCGGCACAACTGTCTGAAGGCTTCCGCGCACTGATCGCGCGCCACGCGCTGGCATGGTCAGTGACCGAACTCGGAGCCCGCTGCGAGTTCCAGTTCTGCGCGCAGCGTCCACGCACTGGCGCGCAGGCGGAAGCGGCCTTTCACGATACGCTGCAGGCTGCGCTGCACCTGTACCTGATCAACCGCGGCATCCTGATCACGCCCTTCCACAACATGACGCTGTGCAGCCCGGCCACCACGCGCGACGACGTGAATCGATTGCTCGCCGTGCTGGACGCCGCGCTGACCGACATCCTCGCCCTGCCGGGCGCCCGGGAATCCTGA
- the htpG gene encoding molecular chaperone HtpG, which produces MTTETRAFQAEVQQVLNLVIHSLYSNKEIVLRELVSNASDALDKLRFEALSQSELLAGDPELRIEIEADEQAKTLTIRDNGIGMSHDEVVENIGTIARSGTRRFLESLSGDARKDAQLIGQFGVGFYSAFIVADKVELRTRRAGAQASEGVLWSSDGKGEYSVEPAEVARRGTEIVLHLKEGEGEFASSWRLRSLIHKYSEHIAFPIRMLGEAEEEGAQAPWETVNQAAALWTRPKSELKDEDYQGFFKHIAHSDGEALTWTHNKVEGTQSYTSLLYIPAKAPFDLFGGNRDERHGLKLYVKRVFIMDAAEHLLPAYLRFVRGVVDSDDLPLNVSRELLQDNKLTQQIRSAVIKRTLDALDKLAADQPEKFADFWREFGQVLKEGLTEDYANRERIAKLLRFASTASEGAAQTVSLQDYLGRMRPNQTAIYYISAESHLAARHSPHLEAFRAKGVEVLLASDRIDEWALSYVHEFDGKPFVSVAKGDVDLTNIPDAEGAAPPPTAELPAGLAERVKAVLGDKVKAVRGSSRLRDSAAVLVVDQHELSLHTQRLLRQAGQAAGGGAPTLELNPAHAITLKLAAEADEARFADWASLVYEQAVLSEGGQLEDPSGFVRRLNGLLFSA; this is translated from the coding sequence ATGACCACCGAAACCCGTGCCTTCCAGGCTGAAGTCCAGCAGGTCCTGAACCTTGTCATCCACTCGCTGTACTCCAACAAGGAGATCGTGCTGCGCGAGCTGGTGTCGAACGCCTCCGACGCACTCGACAAGCTGCGCTTCGAGGCGCTCAGCCAGTCCGAACTGCTCGCGGGCGATCCGGAGCTGCGCATCGAGATCGAGGCCGACGAGCAGGCGAAGACCCTGACCATCCGCGACAACGGCATCGGCATGAGCCACGACGAGGTGGTCGAGAACATCGGCACCATCGCGCGCTCCGGCACCCGGCGCTTCCTCGAAAGCCTGTCCGGCGATGCGCGCAAGGACGCCCAGCTGATCGGCCAGTTCGGCGTGGGCTTCTACTCGGCCTTCATCGTCGCCGACAAGGTGGAGCTGCGCACCCGCCGCGCCGGGGCGCAGGCCAGCGAGGGCGTGCTGTGGAGCTCCGACGGCAAGGGCGAGTACAGCGTCGAGCCGGCAGAAGTCGCACGCCGCGGCACCGAGATCGTACTGCACCTGAAGGAAGGCGAGGGCGAGTTCGCGTCCAGCTGGCGTTTGCGCTCGCTGATCCACAAGTACTCCGAGCACATCGCGTTCCCGATCCGCATGCTCGGCGAGGCCGAGGAAGAGGGCGCGCAGGCGCCGTGGGAGACGGTCAACCAGGCTGCCGCGCTGTGGACCCGGCCCAAGTCCGAGCTGAAGGACGAGGATTACCAGGGCTTCTTCAAGCACATCGCGCATTCGGATGGCGAGGCGCTGACCTGGACCCACAACAAGGTTGAAGGCACCCAGAGCTACACCAGCCTGCTGTACATCCCGGCCAAGGCGCCCTTCGACCTGTTCGGCGGCAACCGCGACGAACGCCACGGCCTCAAACTCTATGTCAAGCGCGTCTTCATCATGGACGCGGCCGAACACCTGCTGCCGGCCTATCTGCGCTTCGTGCGCGGCGTGGTCGATTCCGACGACTTGCCGCTGAACGTCTCGCGCGAGCTGCTGCAGGACAACAAGCTCACCCAGCAGATCCGCTCGGCGGTGATCAAGCGCACGCTGGATGCGCTGGACAAGCTGGCCGCGGACCAGCCGGAGAAGTTCGCCGATTTCTGGCGCGAGTTCGGCCAGGTGCTGAAGGAAGGCCTGACCGAGGATTACGCCAACCGCGAGCGCATCGCCAAGCTGCTGCGCTTCGCGTCGACCGCCAGCGAGGGCGCGGCGCAGACGGTCTCGCTGCAGGATTACCTCGGCCGCATGCGCCCGAACCAGACCGCGATCTACTACATCAGCGCCGAGAGCCACCTGGCTGCGCGCCATTCGCCGCACCTGGAGGCCTTCCGTGCCAAGGGCGTCGAGGTGCTGCTGGCCTCGGACCGCATCGACGAGTGGGCGCTGTCCTACGTCCACGAGTTCGACGGCAAGCCCTTCGTCTCGGTGGCCAAGGGCGATGTCGACCTGACGAACATCCCGGATGCCGAGGGCGCCGCGCCGCCGCCGACCGCCGAGCTGCCGGCAGGCTTGGCTGAGCGGGTCAAGGCGGTGCTCGGCGACAAGGTCAAGGCCGTGCGCGGCAGCAGCCGCCTGCGCGATTCCGCGGCGGTACTGGTAGTCGACCAGCACGAGCTGTCGCTGCACACCCAGCGCCTGTTGCGGCAGGCCGGGCAGGCCGCCGGCGGTGGCGCGCCGACGCTGGAGCTGAACCCGGCGCATGCGATCACGCTGAAGCTGGCCGCGGAGGCCGATGAAGCGCGCTTCGCCGACTGGGCCAGCCTGGTGTACGAGCAGGCGGTGCTCAGCGAAGGCGGCCAGCTGGAAGATCCGAGCGGCTTCGTGCGCCGCCTGAACGGGCTGCTGTTCAGTGCCTGA
- a CDS encoding RNA-binding protein, which translates to MRADQWLWAARFFKTRSLAKQAIDGGKIEVNGSRCKPAKAVHVGDTLSISRGSERIEVIVAVLSDKRGPAPVAAAMYAETAASIVRREREREAQRLSRMAYQPPDGRPSKRDRRDMAAFERHHGATEAGDDS; encoded by the coding sequence GTGCGCGCCGACCAGTGGTTGTGGGCGGCGCGCTTCTTCAAGACCCGCTCGCTGGCCAAGCAGGCCATCGACGGCGGCAAGATCGAGGTCAATGGCTCCCGCTGCAAGCCGGCCAAGGCAGTGCATGTGGGCGACACCCTGAGCATCAGCCGCGGCAGCGAGCGGATCGAAGTCATCGTCGCCGTGCTCTCCGACAAGCGCGGGCCGGCGCCGGTAGCCGCCGCGATGTATGCGGAAACCGCGGCCAGCATCGTGCGTCGCGAGCGCGAACGCGAGGCGCAGCGGCTGTCGCGCATGGCCTACCAGCCGCCGGATGGGCGCCCGAGCAAGCGCGACCGGCGTGACATGGCCGCCTTCGAGCGCCACCATGGCGCGACCGAAGCCGGCGACGACTCCTGA
- a CDS encoding DUF2238 domain-containing protein → MVSGQCCLRALCVHCVPNHRVVIPLGQEGATIERAGACSVRSLGADRYPRILLGVYLLWWMLLAIAPAFRQDWLLENLLVFVGLPALILLHSHVRLSHAACTALFVFFALHAVGAHYTYSEVPYDRWAQALTGSTLSEVFGWQRNHFDRLVHFLYGLLVTPAAIALLDRRAPQQGIWRWLLPWLFMLSHSTIYEMIEFAAAMVFGGDLSQAYVGTQGDVWDAQKDSALAAIGAAVAVVWCRESA, encoded by the coding sequence ATGGTCTCGGGCCAATGCTGCCTTCGCGCACTTTGCGTCCATTGCGTTCCGAATCACAGGGTCGTCATTCCCCTCGGGCAGGAAGGTGCAACAATCGAACGGGCTGGAGCATGTTCGGTGAGATCTTTGGGCGCTGATCGCTATCCGCGGATCCTGCTCGGTGTCTACCTGCTGTGGTGGATGCTGCTCGCCATCGCGCCTGCCTTCCGCCAGGACTGGCTGCTGGAGAACCTGCTGGTCTTCGTCGGATTGCCAGCGCTGATCCTGCTGCACAGTCATGTGCGGCTGTCGCATGCCGCTTGCACCGCGCTGTTCGTGTTCTTCGCCCTGCACGCGGTCGGCGCGCACTACACCTACTCGGAAGTGCCTTACGACCGCTGGGCGCAGGCGCTGACCGGGAGCACGCTGAGTGAGGTATTCGGCTGGCAGCGCAACCACTTCGATCGGCTGGTGCATTTTCTCTACGGACTGCTGGTCACGCCGGCGGCAATCGCCTTGCTCGACCGGCGCGCGCCGCAGCAGGGCATCTGGCGCTGGCTGCTGCCCTGGCTGTTCATGCTCTCGCACTCGACGATCTACGAAATGATCGAATTCGCCGCGGCGATGGTCTTCGGCGGCGACCTCAGCCAGGCCTATGTCGGCACCCAGGGCGATGTCTGGGACGCGCAGAAAGACTCCGCGCTGGCGGCCATCGGCGCGGCTGTCGCGGTGGTGTGGTGCCGGGAGTCCGCGTAG
- a CDS encoding DUF4920 domain-containing protein: MKLIRCTAIALSLVAFTPAFAADNEPTPVAVVDGHPVYGAQMPEGDATPIGTALAAAEKYAGAPQKFSGRVTKVCQKKGCWMVLADGEQSARVMFGKDDFFIPKDTSGNAVVHGTLVLKPMSEAEAKHMAEDGGHDPSKVSGPAMEVRISATSVMLLPASG; the protein is encoded by the coding sequence ATGAAACTGATCCGCTGCACCGCCATTGCCCTGTCCCTGGTCGCGTTCACCCCGGCCTTTGCCGCCGACAATGAGCCCACGCCCGTCGCCGTCGTCGACGGTCACCCGGTCTATGGCGCGCAGATGCCCGAAGGCGACGCCACGCCGATCGGCACCGCGCTGGCCGCGGCCGAGAAGTACGCCGGCGCGCCGCAGAAGTTCAGCGGCCGCGTGACCAAGGTGTGCCAGAAGAAGGGCTGCTGGATGGTCCTTGCGGACGGCGAACAGAGTGCCCGCGTGATGTTCGGCAAGGACGATTTCTTCATCCCGAAAGACACCAGCGGCAATGCCGTGGTCCACGGCACCCTGGTGCTGAAGCCGATGAGCGAGGCCGAGGCCAAGCACATGGCCGAAGACGGCGGCCATGACCCCTCCAAGGTCAGCGGCCCGGCGATGGAAGTCCGGATCAGCGCCACCTCGGTGATGCTGCTGCCGGCCTCGGGCTGA
- a CDS encoding MBL fold metallo-hydrolase — translation MKAWSINGNTQRLDGGAMFGNVPRAMWEKWLAPDAEHRVPLACRALLIELDDGRRVLFETGIGAFFDPKLRARFGVLEERHVLLDSLAALGLSDADIDVVVLSHLHFDHAGGLLAPWQEGQAPRLLFPKARFVVGRDHWERAQSPHARDRASFIPDLNALLEASGRLELVDLGPANSIGNPGPLPAHCESLGDAVGFYESHGHTPGLMLSEIGGDGGIVFCADLIPGKAWVHLPVTMGYDRYPELLIDEKRHFLADKLRRGVRLYFTHDPAVACAHVQQDAAGRYSTRDELAALAAVDIH, via the coding sequence ATGAAAGCCTGGTCCATCAACGGCAACACCCAGCGCCTGGACGGCGGCGCGATGTTCGGCAATGTGCCGCGCGCGATGTGGGAGAAATGGCTGGCGCCGGATGCGGAGCATCGAGTGCCGCTGGCCTGTCGCGCGCTGCTGATTGAACTGGATGACGGGCGGCGGGTGCTGTTCGAGACCGGGATCGGTGCCTTCTTCGACCCGAAACTCCGCGCGCGTTTCGGTGTGCTGGAAGAACGCCATGTGCTGCTCGACTCGCTCGCTGCGCTGGGCCTGTCGGATGCGGACATCGATGTCGTGGTCCTGAGCCATTTGCACTTCGACCACGCCGGCGGCCTGCTGGCGCCGTGGCAGGAGGGCCAGGCGCCGCGACTGCTGTTCCCGAAGGCGCGCTTCGTCGTCGGTCGCGACCACTGGGAGCGGGCGCAGTCGCCGCATGCGCGCGACCGCGCCTCGTTCATCCCGGACCTCAATGCACTGCTCGAAGCGAGCGGACGCCTGGAACTGGTCGACCTCGGCCCGGCAAACTCGATCGGCAATCCGGGGCCGCTGCCGGCGCACTGCGAGTCGCTGGGGGACGCGGTCGGCTTCTACGAGTCGCACGGCCACACGCCGGGACTGATGCTGAGCGAGATCGGTGGCGACGGTGGCATCGTGTTCTGCGCCGACCTGATTCCCGGCAAGGCCTGGGTGCACCTGCCGGTGACCATGGGCTATGACCGCTATCCCGAGTTGCTGATCGACGAGAAGCGGCATTTCCTCGCCGACAAGCTGCGCCGCGGCGTGCGGCTGTATTTCACCCATGATCCGGCGGTAGCCTGTGCGCATGTGCAGCAGGACGCGGCCGGGCGCTACTCGACGCGTGACGAACTTGCCGCGCTGGCTGCTGTCGACATCCACTGA
- the ggt gene encoding gamma-glutamyltransferase: MNTLATGARRALLTGLAWLLVAFAPAYAQQGFESPRAAGIASANKQATAAGFEILAQGGNAFDAAVAVSAALSVVEPESSGLGGGGFFLLHRASDGRAVFVDAREKAPMAATRDMYLDAAGNPQRERSVNGPLAAGIPGLPAGLVLVAERYGKLPLKQSLAPAIRLARKGYTWSDKNAAMIGFRAEQLAKSPGAAALFLSGGKPPKAGARMHNRDIAAVLQRLAAEGHAGFYAGKTARTLVQGVRAAGGIWSDEDFAAYQAVEREPLRFDYRGETILTAPPPSSGGIALVGLFQILAGYPLAEFDRVARLHVEIEAMRRVYRDRAIYLGDPDFVQMPLEMLLSPYYAAGLRASIHTAKATPSAALPGISAGPEGNDTSHFSIIDAEGNVAAVTQSVNLPFGAAFVVPGTGFVVNNEMDDFSVKPGVPNAFRLIGEDANAIEPGKRPLSSMSPTILLGNERVAAIGSPGGSRIITMVFQGLSLILDGKSAAEAVAAPRIHHQYQPDSVSTEPGALSEADTAALTARGYTLTPAERPWGNMQIVVWNRTTGAVEAASDPRWKSVGGGESRDREAIFR, from the coding sequence ATGAACACACTCGCCACCGGCGCGCGCCGGGCCCTGCTCACTGGCCTGGCATGGCTGCTGGTCGCGTTCGCGCCGGCGTACGCGCAGCAGGGATTCGAATCGCCACGCGCCGCGGGCATCGCCAGCGCCAACAAGCAGGCCACTGCGGCGGGCTTCGAAATCCTCGCGCAGGGCGGCAATGCCTTCGACGCGGCAGTCGCCGTATCCGCGGCGCTCAGCGTGGTCGAGCCAGAGAGTTCGGGCCTGGGCGGTGGCGGGTTCTTCCTGCTGCACCGCGCCAGCGACGGCAGGGCGGTGTTCGTCGACGCGCGCGAAAAGGCACCGATGGCGGCGACCCGCGACATGTACCTGGACGCGGCCGGCAACCCGCAGCGCGAGCGCAGCGTCAACGGGCCGCTGGCCGCTGGCATTCCCGGCCTGCCCGCGGGCCTGGTGCTGGTCGCCGAGCGCTACGGCAAGTTGCCGTTGAAGCAATCGCTGGCGCCTGCGATCCGCCTGGCGCGCAAGGGCTACACCTGGAGCGACAAGAATGCGGCGATGATCGGCTTTCGCGCCGAGCAACTGGCAAAATCACCCGGCGCCGCAGCCCTGTTCCTGTCCGGCGGCAAGCCTCCGAAAGCCGGCGCCCGGATGCACAACCGCGACATCGCCGCCGTTCTCCAACGCCTCGCCGCCGAAGGCCACGCGGGCTTCTACGCTGGCAAGACCGCGCGCACCCTGGTACAAGGCGTGCGCGCCGCCGGCGGCATCTGGAGCGATGAGGACTTTGCCGCCTACCAGGCGGTCGAACGCGAGCCGCTGCGCTTCGATTACCGCGGCGAGACCATCCTGACCGCGCCGCCGCCGTCCTCCGGCGGCATCGCGCTGGTCGGGCTGTTCCAGATCCTCGCCGGCTACCCGCTGGCGGAGTTCGACCGCGTGGCGCGCCTGCATGTGGAGATCGAGGCGATGCGCCGGGTCTATCGCGACCGCGCGATTTACCTCGGCGATCCGGACTTCGTGCAGATGCCGCTGGAGATGCTGCTGAGCCCGTACTACGCGGCCGGCCTGCGCGCGTCGATCCATACGGCCAAGGCGACGCCGAGCGCCGCCCTGCCCGGCATCAGCGCCGGCCCCGAGGGCAACGACACCTCGCATTTCTCGATCATCGACGCCGAGGGCAATGTCGCCGCGGTCACCCAGAGCGTCAACCTGCCCTTCGGCGCGGCCTTCGTGGTGCCAGGCACGGGCTTCGTGGTCAACAACGAGATGGACGATTTCTCGGTCAAGCCGGGCGTACCGAACGCCTTCCGTTTGATCGGCGAGGACGCCAACGCCATCGAACCGGGCAAGCGCCCGTTGTCGTCGATGTCGCCGACCATCCTGCTCGGCAACGAGCGCGTCGCGGCGATTGGCTCGCCGGGCGGCAGCCGCATCATCACCATGGTGTTCCAGGGCCTGTCGCTGATCCTCGATGGCAAGTCCGCCGCCGAGGCCGTCGCCGCCCCGCGCATCCACCACCAGTACCAACCCGACAGCGTGTCCACCGAACCGGGCGCCCTGAGCGAGGCCGACACGGCCGCCCTCACGGCCCGCGGCTACACGCTGACCCCGGCCGAGCGCCCCTGGGGCAATATGCAGATCGTCGTCTGGAACCGCACCACCGGCGCCGTTGAAGCCGCCTCGGATCCGCGCTGGAAGTCCGTCGGCGGCGGCGAGAGCCGGGACCGGGAGGCGATTTTCCGCTGA
- a CDS encoding YfhL family 4Fe-4S dicluster ferredoxin — protein sequence MALLITDQCVNCDVCEPACPNKAIYQGPQIYEIDPARCTECVGHFDEPQCIVVCPVECIFVDPAHIETPEQLLAKGERLKAEEAA from the coding sequence ATGGCTCTGCTGATCACCGACCAGTGCGTCAATTGCGACGTCTGCGAGCCGGCCTGCCCCAACAAGGCGATCTACCAGGGCCCGCAGATCTATGAAATCGACCCGGCGCGCTGCACCGAGTGCGTGGGGCATTTCGACGAGCCTCAGTGCATCGTCGTCTGCCCGGTCGAGTGCATCTTCGTCGACCCGGCGCATATCGAAACTCCCGAGCAACTGCTGGCCAAGGGCGAGCGCCTGAAGGCCGAGGAAGCGGCATGA
- the coaD gene encoding pantetheine-phosphate adenylyltransferase — protein MTNGHVDLVVRAAPLFERLVVGVAHNPVKGPSFGLDERIELAREALAEIPNVEVRGFHTLLAHFVRETGACVILRGLRAVSDFEYEFQLASMNRHLIPEAETMFLTPAEQYSFISSSLVREVARLGGDVSSFVPPAVQRRLIALFHK, from the coding sequence ATGACCAACGGGCATGTGGACCTGGTCGTACGCGCCGCGCCGCTGTTCGAGCGCCTGGTTGTCGGCGTAGCCCACAACCCGGTCAAAGGACCGAGTTTCGGCCTCGACGAGCGCATCGAACTGGCGCGCGAGGCGCTCGCGGAGATCCCGAACGTCGAGGTCCGCGGCTTCCATACCCTGCTGGCGCATTTCGTCCGCGAAACCGGCGCCTGCGTGATCCTGCGCGGGCTGCGCGCAGTGTCGGACTTCGAATACGAATTCCAGCTCGCCAGCATGAACCGCCACCTGATCCCGGAGGCGGAAACCATGTTCCTGACGCCGGCGGAGCAATACAGCTTCATCTCGTCCTCGCTGGTGCGCGAAGTGGCGCGCCTCGGCGGGGATGTGTCCAGCTTCGTTCCGCCGGCCGTCCAGCGACGCCTGATCGCGCTGTTCCACAAGTGA